The following proteins are co-located in the uncultured Draconibacterium sp. genome:
- a CDS encoding O-antigen ligase family protein has protein sequence MAGVFDKQYGSDLLKNPIYLTALVVVVLGLGYLTAQGGMVSGIGIMAMPFLITYLYFIFMIPRIGIVTIYILNFVAIGLARYVKGVPLGLSIDGNFILIYAALFFSNFFKKVPWKNAKNDLVLLAVIWYGYALFQLVNPEAVSRVAWFYAMRGVSLYMLFCVPLIFILFNTKQDLEQFLKIWAIMSILGTMKGIMQKFMGVDAWEQAWLDAGSASTHILFGKLRVFSFYSDAGQFGAAQGQAGVVFLILALGEKHSKKIKALYYTAAILGLYGLMISGTRGAMAVPVMGFAIYIVLKKNIKVMILGGLLGLSVIVFFKYTTILQSNYSVARMRTAFNPTEDASYQVRRANQQKLAGYMASRPFGGGIGSAGNWGLRFTPNSFLANTPTDSWYVMIWAEQGVIGLVLHLFILFYILLKSIYLIMFKIKDDEIHGIMCALTSGYFGIMVASYGNGVLGQMPTGIIIYTSMAFLFLGPKLEQDKINAANNKKEMEAIGV, from the coding sequence ATGGCAGGGGTATTTGATAAACAATATGGCAGCGATTTATTAAAAAATCCGATCTATTTAACTGCATTGGTAGTTGTAGTTTTGGGCCTGGGATACTTGACTGCGCAAGGCGGTATGGTTTCGGGTATAGGAATTATGGCCATGCCTTTTCTTATCACTTACTTGTATTTCATTTTTATGATCCCACGAATTGGGATTGTTACCATTTATATTCTGAATTTTGTTGCCATTGGATTGGCGCGATACGTAAAAGGTGTGCCGCTTGGTTTAAGTATTGACGGTAATTTTATTTTGATTTATGCCGCTTTGTTTTTTTCAAATTTCTTTAAAAAGGTACCCTGGAAAAATGCAAAAAACGATCTGGTTTTATTGGCCGTAATTTGGTATGGTTATGCTTTGTTTCAGCTTGTAAATCCCGAAGCAGTAAGTCGTGTGGCATGGTTTTACGCCATGCGGGGCGTTTCGTTGTACATGCTTTTTTGTGTACCCCTCATTTTTATCCTTTTTAATACAAAACAAGACCTCGAACAGTTTCTGAAAATCTGGGCCATTATGTCTATTCTGGGCACCATGAAAGGCATAATGCAAAAGTTTATGGGAGTTGATGCCTGGGAGCAAGCCTGGCTCGATGCCGGAAGTGCAAGTACTCATATTTTATTCGGAAAACTGCGTGTGTTTTCGTTTTATTCCGATGCAGGGCAATTTGGAGCTGCGCAGGGGCAGGCCGGTGTGGTTTTCCTGATTCTGGCACTTGGCGAAAAGCATTCGAAAAAAATTAAAGCACTTTATTATACAGCGGCAATACTTGGTTTGTACGGATTAATGATTTCAGGAACACGTGGTGCAATGGCAGTTCCCGTAATGGGCTTTGCAATTTATATCGTTCTAAAAAAGAACATCAAAGTTATGATTTTGGGCGGTTTATTGGGGCTGTCTGTCATCGTGTTTTTTAAATACACTACAATATTGCAGAGCAATTATTCGGTGGCACGAATGCGAACGGCATTTAACCCCACCGAAGATGCATCGTACCAGGTTCGGCGCGCAAATCAGCAGAAATTGGCAGGCTACATGGCTTCCCGGCCCTTTGGTGGTGGTATCGGATCGGCGGGAAACTGGGGATTACGATTCACTCCAAACTCCTTTTTAGCCAACACTCCAACCGACAGCTGGTATGTTATGATCTGGGCCGAGCAAGGAGTAATTGGTCTGGTACTCCACCTGTTCATCTTGTTTTACATTTTATTAAAGAGTATTTATCTCATCATGTTTAAAATAAAAGACGATGAAATTCATGGAATAATGTGTGCCCTTACCAGCGGCTACTTCGGTATTATGGTGGCCTCATACGGGAACGGAGTTTTGGGGCAAATGCCAACCGGAATAATTATTTATACGAGCATGGCTTTTCTGTTTTTAGGGCCAAAGCTTGAGCAGGATAAAATTAACGCAGCAAACAACAAAAAGGAAATGGAGGCTATTGGTGTGTGA
- a CDS encoding glycosyltransferase family 2 protein, with protein sequence MKTLEVIFWTALFIVFYSYLGYGILLYIIIKLRRILGIAKPFSGNDDYEPEVTLFVAAYNEKDYVDEKVKNSFSLAYPKDKVHHVWVTDGSDDGTPDILRNYEGLDVYHEDARGGKIGAMNRGMKFVKTPIVIFSDGNTTLGENSIQEIVNLFKDPKVGCVSGEKRIINKDADAAAGAGEGIYWKYESTLKKWDAELYSVVGAAGELFAIRTELWQEVEKDTLLDDFIISLRVAMSGHTIQYNPEAYAIETASANVKEELKRKIRISAGGIQSVVRLRSLLNVFKYGTLSFQYISHRVLRWTLTPLLLLCIIPINFLLAYNSGMNIQNIYTLLFYGQILFYAAALLGWFLENRKIKIKILFIPYYFFIMNLSVYLGFRRYLKGSQSVNWARAKRGV encoded by the coding sequence ATGAAAACATTGGAAGTTATTTTTTGGACCGCATTGTTTATTGTATTTTATTCCTATCTGGGATATGGTATTTTACTTTACATCATTATAAAACTGCGCCGGATTTTAGGAATTGCAAAACCATTTAGCGGGAATGATGATTACGAGCCGGAAGTAACCCTTTTTGTGGCAGCTTATAACGAAAAGGATTATGTGGATGAAAAAGTAAAAAACTCATTTTCACTGGCCTATCCAAAAGATAAAGTCCATCATGTTTGGGTTACGGATGGTTCCGATGACGGAACTCCTGATATTCTTCGGAATTACGAAGGATTGGATGTGTATCATGAAGATGCGCGTGGTGGAAAAATTGGTGCCATGAACCGGGGAATGAAATTTGTAAAAACGCCGATTGTAATTTTTTCGGATGGAAATACAACACTGGGAGAGAACTCAATTCAGGAAATTGTAAACTTGTTTAAAGATCCGAAAGTTGGCTGCGTATCAGGCGAAAAACGAATCATAAATAAAGATGCTGATGCCGCGGCAGGAGCCGGAGAAGGCATTTATTGGAAATATGAATCGACCCTGAAAAAATGGGATGCAGAATTGTATTCGGTGGTAGGCGCTGCCGGCGAACTTTTTGCAATCAGAACAGAACTTTGGCAGGAAGTTGAAAAAGATACACTGCTTGATGATTTTATCATTTCGCTGCGCGTTGCAATGTCGGGGCACACCATTCAGTACAATCCCGAAGCGTATGCCATTGAAACCGCATCGGCCAATGTAAAAGAGGAGTTAAAACGTAAAATCCGAATTTCAGCCGGTGGAATTCAGTCGGTTGTTCGATTGCGTTCGCTACTGAATGTTTTTAAGTACGGAACCCTGTCGTTTCAGTACATTTCGCACCGCGTATTACGCTGGACTTTAACACCTTTGTTGCTTTTATGTATCATTCCCATAAACTTTTTATTGGCATATAATTCAGGAATGAATATTCAGAACATTTACACCTTATTGTTTTACGGTCAAATCCTGTTTTATGCAGCTGCTTTACTTGGTTGGTTTCTCGAAAATCGAAAAATTAAAATCAAGATATTATTTATTCCGTACTACTTTTTTATAATGAATCTATCGGTATATCTTGGTTTCAGAAGGTACTTAAAAGGAAGCCAGTCGGTAAACTGGGCTCGGGCTAAACGAGGTGTTTAG
- a CDS encoding nitroreductase family protein: protein MGVKDKIRRVLPKQVMYQYYLRSAKKACLPDLKRRVYDKVYNDSKAEKVKRNLTLAYHIVEKGLTMPEPRPGFGRAVVLDLGRTIFEYDSMKLPQTELEFKQSVSVLKEYKAFHKQIGFQLDEEVQQMLDKVEISYQTIEGDKQLHISKDDYFSAINEPFDHFCKSRYSVRNYTTEEIPLEVLYECIDLAQKSPSFCNRQPSRVHIVKSPEKKEQILAIQNGNRGFGHLAETLLVITSIISTTKDIHERNENHLNGGMFSMTLLNALHFKKIGACSLNWSVSEDREIKMRKILNLAANEIPLLIISCGYVPNELAIASSPRKTAREITQSHI from the coding sequence ATGGGAGTTAAAGATAAAATACGACGTGTGCTGCCCAAACAGGTAATGTACCAGTATTATTTAAGGTCGGCCAAAAAAGCTTGTCTTCCCGATTTAAAAAGACGTGTTTACGACAAAGTATACAACGATTCGAAAGCCGAAAAGGTAAAACGAAATTTGACACTGGCCTATCACATTGTTGAAAAAGGACTGACAATGCCTGAGCCGCGACCGGGATTTGGCCGGGCTGTTGTTCTTGACCTGGGAAGAACAATTTTTGAATACGATTCGATGAAACTGCCGCAAACCGAGCTCGAATTTAAACAGTCGGTGTCGGTATTAAAAGAATACAAAGCATTTCATAAACAAATCGGATTTCAATTGGATGAAGAAGTGCAGCAAATGTTGGATAAAGTTGAAATTTCATATCAAACCATTGAAGGAGACAAACAATTGCACATTTCAAAGGATGATTATTTTTCGGCAATAAACGAGCCTTTCGATCATTTTTGTAAATCGCGTTACTCGGTACGAAATTATACCACCGAAGAAATTCCGTTGGAAGTGCTGTACGAGTGTATTGATTTGGCACAAAAGTCTCCGTCATTTTGCAATCGTCAGCCAAGCCGCGTGCACATTGTAAAATCGCCCGAAAAAAAGGAGCAGATTTTGGCCATTCAAAACGGAAACCGCGGATTTGGGCACCTTGCTGAGACTTTGCTTGTAATTACTTCGATAATTTCAACAACAAAAGATATTCACGAACGAAACGAAAATCATTTAAATGGAGGCATGTTTAGTATGACATTGCTAAATGCTTTACATTTTAAAAAGATAGGAGCCTGCTCGTTAAACTGGAGCGTATCGGAAGACAGGGAAATAAAAATGCGTAAGATTTTAAACCTGGCTGCAAACGAAATTCCACTACTAATTATTTCATGTGGGTATGTGCCCAACGAGCTTGCCATTGCATCGTCGCCGCGAAAAACAGCAAGGGAAATAACCCAAAGTCATATTTAA
- a CDS encoding polysaccharide pyruvyl transferase family protein: MKIGIVTLPFNWNYGGILQTYALQHALKELGHEAVTINRNTVLMPFKMKVLSFVRRAILRVVFRKDVVLRTWPTKHEEKLIRQHTDRFIAEHVATTDLFRSEAGFKTIEKYGFEAYVSGSDQVWRPKYSPSLKNHFLGFLANNSHAKRISYAASFGVDNWEFNEQDTKVCSDLAQKYKAISVREDSAIDLCKKQLGVDAQLVLDPTMLVLKENYIALVEKDGIEKMPGSLLNYVLDLTPEKEQFINEAARQLGLVAFSSTAKGSFRDLGKNKLNDCIFPPITQWLRSFMDAEFVITDSFHGTAFSIIFNKPFISIGNKKRGITRFSSLLKMLGLEDRLIFDFGADSLNKLNNTIDFEAVNKKLETQKKESFNFLRNALAD, translated from the coding sequence ATGAAGATTGGAATAGTAACATTGCCATTTAACTGGAACTACGGAGGTATTTTACAAACCTATGCACTTCAGCATGCATTAAAAGAATTGGGGCACGAGGCTGTAACAATTAACCGGAACACCGTTTTAATGCCTTTTAAAATGAAGGTGTTGTCGTTTGTGCGCAGGGCAATTTTACGCGTAGTTTTCCGAAAAGATGTGGTGTTGCGAACCTGGCCAACAAAACATGAAGAGAAGTTAATCAGACAGCATACCGACCGTTTTATCGCCGAACATGTTGCCACTACCGATCTGTTTCGATCGGAAGCCGGTTTTAAAACCATTGAGAAATATGGATTTGAAGCCTATGTTTCGGGAAGCGATCAGGTGTGGAGGCCTAAATATTCACCAAGTTTAAAAAATCATTTTCTGGGCTTTTTAGCAAACAATTCACATGCAAAACGAATTTCGTATGCCGCTTCTTTTGGAGTAGACAATTGGGAGTTTAATGAACAGGATACCAAAGTTTGTAGCGATCTGGCTCAAAAATACAAAGCCATTTCAGTGCGTGAAGACTCAGCTATTGATTTGTGTAAAAAACAGTTGGGGGTTGATGCACAACTTGTTCTGGATCCAACCATGTTGGTGCTAAAAGAAAACTATATCGCACTGGTTGAAAAAGATGGTATTGAAAAAATGCCCGGATCGCTGCTTAACTATGTGCTGGATTTAACACCCGAGAAAGAGCAGTTTATAAACGAAGCAGCCAGACAACTCGGGCTGGTTGCTTTTTCGTCAACAGCAAAAGGATCTTTTCGCGATTTGGGAAAAAATAAACTCAACGATTGCATTTTTCCTCCCATAACTCAGTGGCTGAGAAGTTTTATGGATGCCGAATTTGTAATAACCGATTCATTTCACGGAACGGCTTTTTCAATCATTTTTAATAAACCTTTTATTTCCATCGGGAACAAAAAGCGGGGAATTACACGGTTCAGTTCATTGCTGAAAATGCTGGGTTTGGAAGACCGTTTAATTTTTGATTTTGGAGCCGATTCGCTAAATAAATTAAACAATACCATTGATTTTGAAGCAGTAAATAAAAAACTGGAAACACAGAAAAAAGAGTCGTTCAACTTTTTGCGAAACGCGCTGGCCGACTAA
- a CDS encoding phosphoribosyltransferase family protein has product MYYRNIADLNQIILKRLDVLPRDFDLIVGIPRSGMLPANLLALYLNKPYTDIDSFLNGHIYKAGERGQFFDIKSFKKVLVVDDSIASGSALKKSKERLKVMEKDFDLSYCAIYLVPGKEKMVDYYFEAVPIPRYFQWNVFNHTTLEKACFDIDGVLCVDPTPEQNDDGPIYTDFVLNAPPLYIPGAKIGTIVTSRLEKYRPQTEAWLKKYNIRYNDLVMIDLPNMEARQKLNNHAQHKAKAYLSKPYVLFIESSLSQALEINRITKKPVLCTENFEMIFEAQSMAYNFKSGKYFPFLRKAALKVRDKLRAMKAAKA; this is encoded by the coding sequence ATGTATTACAGAAATATTGCAGACTTAAATCAGATTATATTAAAGCGACTTGATGTTTTACCTCGCGATTTCGATTTAATTGTTGGAATACCCCGAAGCGGAATGCTGCCGGCAAATTTGCTGGCCCTGTATTTAAACAAACCTTATACCGATATCGATTCGTTTTTAAACGGGCACATTTACAAAGCAGGCGAACGAGGACAGTTTTTTGATATAAAAAGCTTTAAAAAGGTGTTGGTTGTAGACGATAGTATTGCCTCCGGATCGGCTTTGAAAAAAAGCAAAGAACGCTTGAAGGTTATGGAAAAGGACTTTGATTTAAGTTATTGCGCCATTTACCTGGTTCCGGGGAAAGAGAAAATGGTAGACTATTATTTTGAGGCTGTTCCGATTCCTCGTTATTTTCAGTGGAATGTATTTAACCATACCACTTTGGAAAAAGCCTGTTTCGATATTGATGGTGTTTTGTGTGTCGATCCGACTCCGGAGCAGAACGATGATGGACCGATTTACACCGACTTTGTGTTAAATGCACCACCACTCTATATTCCGGGTGCAAAAATTGGCACAATTGTTACCTCGCGTTTGGAAAAATACCGGCCACAAACCGAAGCCTGGTTAAAAAAATACAACATCAGGTACAACGATTTGGTAATGATCGACCTTCCGAACATGGAAGCACGTCAGAAATTAAATAACCACGCACAACATAAAGCAAAAGCATACTTATCGAAACCCTATGTATTGTTTATTGAAAGCTCGCTTTCGCAAGCGCTGGAAATTAACCGGATAACAAAAAAACCTGTTTTGTGTACCGAAAATTTCGAAATGATTTTTGAAGCACAGTCGATGGCTTACAATTTTAAAAGTGGAAAATACTTTCCGTTTTTAAGAAAAGCGGCGCTAAAAGTGAGGGATAAATTAAGGGCAATGAAAGCGGCTAAAGCATAA
- a CDS encoding glycosyltransferase: MADSKNIVCVSNTTWEGFYTKSTVQLMSLLAKSNRVLFVEYPFTIKDLISTILGKARAPVARMLGFKPRVHKKISTFNTEVFQLIVPPMFPFAAFGPGLSNFFLKLNAAIYARSVKRAMKKLGMNEPMVVNAYNAIYGNHLLGKFNEKLHVFYCYDGPDVRRYGVRAEQADQKLAQNADGLIVTSDFLADSMRHLSADVSVVKNGVDFKLFNAEAKSSPRKTSKKKVGYIGSIDHRFDFETVEYSIQKLPDYEFEFVGDQMNKEVAEKLANYPNVTFYPPVKAHEVPALLRNCDVGLIPYLCTEYTKNIYPLKINEYLSVGVPVVLTSFASLPDFEGIVSFAKNKQAFFQAIIDEVQNDDEAKIAKRIEFAENTSWENRALLFEQTLENYLKNKN; encoded by the coding sequence ATGGCTGATTCTAAAAATATAGTTTGCGTTTCGAATACAACCTGGGAGGGATTTTATACCAAATCAACAGTACAATTGATGTCGCTTTTGGCAAAATCGAACCGGGTTTTGTTTGTGGAATATCCTTTTACAATTAAAGATTTAATTTCAACCATTCTTGGAAAAGCAAGGGCTCCGGTAGCCCGAATGCTGGGTTTTAAACCACGCGTGCACAAAAAAATAAGCACGTTTAATACCGAAGTTTTTCAGTTAATTGTTCCTCCAATGTTTCCTTTTGCTGCATTTGGGCCGGGATTAAGTAACTTCTTTTTAAAACTAAATGCCGCCATTTATGCCCGATCGGTAAAACGGGCCATGAAAAAACTGGGCATGAACGAACCGATGGTTGTGAATGCGTACAACGCAATTTATGGAAACCATTTATTAGGCAAATTCAACGAAAAATTACACGTGTTTTACTGTTACGATGGTCCCGATGTTCGACGTTATGGTGTACGAGCTGAGCAGGCCGATCAAAAACTGGCGCAAAATGCCGATGGTTTAATTGTAACTTCCGATTTTTTGGCCGACTCTATGCGGCATTTAAGCGCCGATGTGAGTGTGGTTAAAAATGGAGTTGATTTTAAATTGTTTAATGCCGAAGCAAAAAGCAGCCCTCGAAAAACTTCAAAAAAGAAAGTGGGATATATTGGTAGCATCGATCATCGTTTCGATTTTGAAACAGTTGAATATTCAATTCAGAAATTACCCGATTATGAATTCGAATTTGTTGGCGATCAGATGAACAAAGAAGTTGCCGAAAAACTGGCTAACTATCCGAATGTTACTTTCTATCCTCCGGTTAAGGCACACGAAGTGCCTGCTTTACTGCGCAATTGCGATGTGGGTTTAATACCCTATTTATGTACAGAGTACACTAAAAATATTTACCCGCTAAAAATTAACGAATACCTTTCAGTAGGAGTGCCGGTGGTTTTAACCTCTTTTGCTTCATTACCCGATTTTGAAGGGATTGTATCGTTTGCAAAAAACAAACAAGCGTTTTTTCAGGCAATTATTGATGAGGTACAAAACGATGATGAAGCCAAAATTGCAAAACGAATTGAATTTGCCGAAAATACTTCATGGGAAAACAGGGCTTTGTTGTTTGAACAAACTTTGGAGAACTACTTAAAAAATAAAAATTGA
- a CDS encoding glycosyltransferase family 2 protein: protein MEIVKSIVTVVEFILIIYLGFAAVYVFIFAFASIFPYRQKQPETSVQRKMAVLIPGYKEDAVIVDVAKEALAQDYPAGKYDVVVIADSFQPETLEKLAALPIKLVEVSFDVSTKSKALNKAMADIGDAYEVAVILDADNVMASDFLSKINQAFDNGFTVVQGHRIAKNTNTSFALLDAISEELNNYIFRKGHRVLGFSSALIGSGMAFDYSFFKTTMANVNAIGGFDKELELTLLRDGNKIEYVHDALVLDEKVQKSEVFEKQRKRWLSAQFVYFGRYFFPGVYHLFFKGNIDFFDKVYQMVSPPRILLVGLVTIITAFYALVAIVFPESNFLYFSIDEWWIVFVLVVLAFLFSIPRKFYTAKTLVAIFTLPKAFFLMFASLFKLKGANKRFIHTEHGVNNN, encoded by the coding sequence ATGGAAATAGTAAAAAGTATAGTTACAGTTGTTGAGTTTATTCTGATTATTTATTTGGGATTTGCAGCTGTTTACGTGTTTATTTTTGCTTTCGCGAGTATTTTTCCATACCGTCAGAAGCAGCCTGAAACGAGTGTTCAGCGAAAAATGGCTGTTTTAATACCCGGTTATAAAGAAGATGCGGTAATTGTAGATGTGGCCAAAGAAGCACTGGCACAGGATTATCCGGCCGGGAAATACGATGTGGTGGTAATTGCCGATTCGTTTCAGCCCGAAACATTGGAAAAACTAGCCGCATTACCCATAAAATTGGTTGAGGTATCCTTTGATGTAAGTACCAAATCAAAGGCGCTGAATAAGGCCATGGCTGATATAGGCGACGCATACGAGGTTGCAGTAATACTCGATGCCGATAATGTGATGGCAAGCGACTTTCTGTCCAAAATTAATCAGGCTTTTGACAATGGATTTACAGTTGTACAGGGACACCGTATTGCAAAAAATACCAATACTTCGTTTGCTTTACTCGATGCTATTAGTGAAGAGTTAAACAATTATATATTTCGAAAAGGACACCGTGTTTTAGGTTTTTCTTCGGCTTTAATCGGCTCGGGAATGGCTTTCGATTACTCCTTTTTTAAAACTACCATGGCCAATGTTAATGCAATTGGCGGATTCGATAAGGAGCTGGAATTAACCCTTTTACGCGACGGTAATAAAATCGAATACGTACACGATGCTTTGGTGTTGGACGAAAAAGTTCAAAAATCGGAAGTGTTCGAAAAACAACGAAAGCGCTGGTTGTCAGCCCAGTTTGTTTATTTCGGGCGTTATTTCTTTCCCGGCGTGTACCATCTCTTTTTTAAAGGCAACATCGACTTTTTCGATAAAGTTTATCAAATGGTATCTCCACCGCGTATTTTGCTGGTTGGACTGGTAACAATTATCACAGCCTTTTATGCTTTGGTGGCTATCGTATTTCCGGAAAGTAACTTTTTGTATTTCTCGATTGATGAATGGTGGATCGTTTTTGTGTTGGTAGTGCTGGCTTTTCTGTTTAGCATTCCGCGAAAATTTTATACCGCAAAAACACTTGTTGCAATTTTCACATTGCCAAAAGCATTCTTTTTAATGTTTGCTTCGCTGTTTAAATTAAAAGGAGCAAACAAACGATTTATTCATACCGAACACGGAGTTAATAACAACTAA
- a CDS encoding glycosyltransferase family 1 protein, protein MKIGIEGQRLYRKKKHGMDMVALELIKNLQLIDQTNEYVVFVKPDEDNTCIPTASNFKIVELGGGPYPTWEQFALPKAAKAEGCDILHCTSNTGPIRSSVPLITILHDIIYLESVSIFKKAGTWYQKIGNMYRRWVVPPVVKRSKRVVTVSNFEKERIKNFMGLGENLVAIYNGVGEHFKKITDESVLTAAKQKYNLPDKFLFFLGNTDPKKNTPNVLKAFAEFNEKSAVKYKLVMLDYEENALQKILNDIGHSEIRKDIFLTGYVVNTDLPAIINQCKVFLYPSLRESFGIPILEGMACGVPVITSNTSSMPEIAGDAAFIVDPHKSDEIKLAIEKILEDDKLNEQLCEKGVERAKRFSWRIMAEQNLKLYQEVYNEIHKS, encoded by the coding sequence ATGAAAATAGGTATTGAAGGACAACGTCTTTATCGCAAGAAAAAACATGGCATGGATATGGTGGCGCTTGAGTTGATTAAAAATCTTCAACTTATTGACCAAACCAATGAATATGTTGTTTTTGTAAAACCCGATGAAGACAATACCTGTATTCCAACAGCCAGCAATTTTAAAATTGTAGAGTTGGGTGGGGGACCCTATCCAACCTGGGAGCAGTTCGCTCTGCCAAAGGCTGCCAAAGCCGAAGGCTGCGACATTCTGCATTGTACCAGTAATACCGGGCCAATTCGTTCATCAGTGCCGTTGATAACTATTTTGCACGATATTATTTACCTCGAAAGTGTAAGTATTTTTAAAAAGGCCGGAACCTGGTATCAAAAAATTGGAAATATGTACCGACGTTGGGTTGTTCCGCCGGTTGTAAAACGAAGTAAACGGGTTGTAACGGTTTCCAATTTCGAGAAAGAACGCATTAAAAATTTTATGGGACTAGGCGAGAACCTGGTTGCCATTTATAACGGCGTTGGAGAACACTTCAAAAAGATAACAGATGAAAGTGTACTGACGGCAGCCAAACAAAAGTACAATTTGCCCGATAAATTTTTGTTTTTTCTGGGGAATACCGATCCTAAAAAGAATACGCCAAATGTGCTAAAGGCATTTGCCGAGTTCAACGAAAAAAGTGCAGTAAAGTACAAATTAGTGATGCTTGATTACGAAGAAAACGCCCTGCAAAAAATCTTAAACGACATTGGTCATTCCGAAATCCGCAAAGATATTTTTCTGACCGGATACGTGGTGAATACCGATTTGCCGGCTATTATCAACCAGTGTAAAGTCTTTCTCTATCCATCGTTGCGCGAGAGTTTTGGTATTCCTATTCTGGAAGGTATGGCATGCGGAGTGCCTGTAATTACATCCAACACTTCATCGATGCCCGAAATTGCCGGCGATGCCGCATTCATTGTTGATCCGCATAAATCGGATGAAATAAAGTTGGCGATTGAGAAGATTCTGGAAGATGATAAACTGAACGAACAGCTGTGTGAAAAAGGCGTTGAAAGAGCAAAACGTTTTTCCTGGCGAATTATGGCCGAACAAAACCTGAAATTGTACCAGGAAGTGTACAACGAGATACATAAATCGTAA